The window ACTTACAACCCATCCTCACCCCAGTTGCCTTCCATTGTTGTTGTCAGAGCTTTCCATCATATGTGCATAATCTGTAATGTGAGGTCCACATGATGGCAAAGTTGTTGCTTCTCATTATTAGGACTCAAGGTCACATTATTtgttatgatgaacttttactttttctttttttcttttctttttgtttttgccATTTCCTCTCCAATTCCTTCATATCCCGTGTGTTGATATTtgcaagctcctcaagatcttTGCTTGCCGACCGCGAGCAATATTTCAGATGCCAGTGTTACTTTCCTTCTATTATGTCAAACAAGTTGTTCCAATCCTCCCTGATATCTCCAAGTTCTGTTAATGGACAGCTTTGTCTGATCAAATAAGCTTGTTGGTTTTGGGATATTTGCCTGTCTCTTGCTTTCAATTTGTGAAATAAAGGAAGAACTAATAGCTACAATATGTTCTTATACTTAGCTCTGAATGCTAGTTTTCTTGTAACATCATCTTGGATTAGATGGTGCTATAAACTCTTCATCCAATGCAATGACATTTGTGAATCTCGAGGACTTCCTTAACAGAACAACATGGCAGGAGGCGATCGGTGTCATTATACCTGTTTCTGATGGTCCTGTTGTTTGGATGGCTGTGATTGACTGAACTGCTGCTTGCTGTTCGTGGGAAAACAGCAAGTCGCCAACCTGATATGGTGGGAAAACGGCAGGGTgggtagggctggaagtgggccgggccgggccgggccataCCCctacccgagcccggcccgaaattatTTTTCGGGCTTCGGGCCGGGCCGAGGCCCGAACAGTTTTACAAAAACtcagcccgagcccggcccgagcccggctcgagcccggcccgagcccgatTGGGCCAGCCTGATCACGAGCCCGGCCAGAGATGTTCGCGTCCGGAGCAAGCTCCCGAAGCCACAAATCTCTGTGCACCAACATGAAGGCGTGGATGCGATCTGATCATTCCCATGTAGGCCGGACTGCGCCCTCACCTCTCGGCAGAGGAGCCGAGCTCCAGCTCATGCTCGGTGTCATCGGCGCCGGCGCGCCTCTCGTCTTGTTCCCCATCTAAACCCATAAATTCGCCCTCAGTCACCACCTCAAGGAGGATCCGATGGTAGGTCTTCTTCCTTTACTTAAAGGCATAAAGCCGctgttctaatttttatctaCTTCCAGCAACTCAAATGGTAAAGAGGGGCAATCCCTGACTCCCattcacataaaaaaaaaagaaaaaaaactttatttcttattcttcttctctctctttttcttgttttcccCCCCGAATAAATGGCAGGAAGCATCAATGGCAGAATACATAATACAACAATACATCGCGACGTCAGGCGGCGAGCAAGCATTAAACTCGGTGAGTAGTATGTACACCATGGGGAAGGTAAGGATGACGGCGACGGAATTCCGAGCAGGCAATGGCAATAACGCCAGCCATGCCAACAAGAAGGCGAGCAAGGGTGGTGGTGGAGGGGAGATGGGAGGGTTCGTGCTATGGCAGAAGAAGCCGGACTTGTGGTGTCTTGAACTGGTGGTGGCCGGTTGCAAGATCAGCGCTGGGAGTGACAGCAAGGTGGCATGGAGGCAGACAGCATGGCTTCGCCTCTGTGCCTCTGCAAATCCCTCGGGCAAGTTGGCAACTGGGTTTAGCCGCGATTCGGCAGACTGCAGACACAACTGGGTTTAGCCACGATacgggctggaagtgggctcgggcTTGGACGGGCCCGAGCTGGGCCAATGAAatacccgagcccggcccgaaatagaAATGGTCTTAATCAttcagcccgagcccggcccgaaatgcaTTGAGCCTAGCCCATAGCCCGGCCCGCGGGCGGCCCGAcccgatgggcttcgggccggcccgagcccacttccagccctaaggGTGGGTGGGATTCGGCTATGATCAGAGGCCAGCGTTGGATTACGTGGGCCGGGCTCCCTCCTGTTGCTATTCCCTGTTCCACCGCTCCccacccaactgaaccttggaCCGGACGAGGTCGGACTCCGTACCCGTTGTGTTGACTTCTCTCAAAACCGGGccctatttttgttttcttttctttgtctcaTACTTCTCTTTGGGGATTACAAGATCAAAGGCTTGTATAAACAAACCACACCTGACCCAGAATGAGAAACAAATCGAGAAATATTATCATCACCAAGTATAAATTGCAAGGGCTAGCATCTACTATTAAATTGAGATCAAGGTTGAACTTGGGTTAGAGTGATTTGAATATAATGGCATCCAACCCATTGTTAGGTCTAGTTTAGCCAATCATACCTAATTTGGGCTTCACTTGGATTAAAAAATGTCGACTTGAGATCTAGTGAAGCTGGTTTAGGTTGAAGGATTAGAACCCAACCTAACCCACCCTAAACTTGACCCAACTCAACCTAATCTATGTTCTTCCAGAGCCAACCCGGCAAAGCGTGACCTAAACTAACCCAATCCAAATTGCTTTCTGGTTAAAATTTTCCAATAGTGCCGGCACTTGGACTCCTGTTTTGTCGCCAAGCTGAATGTCGGATACAATTGTGTTAGGATTGGATGGTTTGTTCATTGGTTGGACTTTGGTTGGCAATTAAGCTGGATCCAATTCCAATCCATCCAATTTGTGCATTTAGCTTGAATTAGCCTATTCCAATCCAGGGATTTAAAAAGGATAACAGATGGCCTCAGCCAAATTCCAGCTGGGTTGGTTTACGTGAGAAGCACCACTCCTACGTGACGTCTGCACGCGGCCGCACCACTTTTATCGCTGTATAAAatagcaccaaaaaaaaaaaaaaccatctcTTTTCAAATTAAAAAGTTCTTTTCTAACGGTCCAAAATACAAAAATCCAAATATAGCTAATAAAAAACACCACCGCCaacttttttttccaatttcaCCAGAGATCCACATTCCACCGGCTTCCGGATTTCGCTCCCCACTAGCTATTGCCACCCCAAAACAGATCTCCAAATCTTAAAATATCACACAAAAAGGCTAAGATACAGCCTTGTTCTTCCGTTCTTCTAATCTGAAAttactgttttctttttttttgtgtgtgtgtgttaaaATACGGTAAAAATGATCAAAAGGAAGGCAAAAAGGAAGCTTGGCTTCCTGGAGACTTTTCTGAGGTAGATCTCCCAGTTCCAAGTTTCCTATGGTAgcacctttttttcctttttttttttttttttttttcttgcatgcatgttctattcttcttcttatccaagCAATCCCAAGTCCTCTTTTTCCCCTTTCCGccaccttttttttctctattatATTGTTGTTCTTATGCTTCCTAGACTTCTCTCCCACTATGTTTTCAGCTCTCAAACCATGACAACCCCACAGGAATTATGAATTCCCACCAAATTTCCAATCGCATTCACTTTTAAATTCCCCCACCCTTTGCCAAAAAACAAGGCCCGATTCCCACCTCCCTCTACTCTGCATGGCTATCAGAGCCATGGACGATGCGAAGAAGCCATCGGGGTGCGGCGTGATGGTGTTCTACGGCGACATGTTCCGCCGCCGTGGCTTCTGGCACCGTCGGTCAGCCTCGACGAGCTCGGTGCCCCAGCGATCCCCAGAACACAGAATTGCGAAGCTGCCATCCTCCAACGGACGGCCTCAGCAGCCTGCATCCGATGACAAAGCCATGGTGCTACCAGCAAATTTATCTCAGCCGCCTGCCACCAAGCCTGCAAGCAGCTCCATGCCCGCTACTCCCAGTCCACGGAAGGCTGCTGCTTCCCGGAGACAGCCGGAGTCGAACAAGGCATCGACGTCGGTTCATTCGAGCAATGGCCTGGCGGCAGAGCTTGACAGCATGATCTATGACCACCGGCGAGCTAAGGGGAGCGGTAACTTGGTCCGGGTCTCCTCCGGCAATGCGATGGTCTATGGGAACTTGGGCAACATCAGGGGGAATCAGAATTCGACCAATTCTCGAAACCGGGATGTGTTTGATTACCTCCCGAAGACTGCCAAGGAGTCAAGATTGAATGCCACTTGGAGGAACGATTTCAGTTACCCTGGGACTAGTGGAGTGATGGGCAATATAATGAAGAACCCGGCAAAAGAACCAGTAGAGTCCCAACCAGAGCTGTGCCGGGCTCTTTCGAAGAGATTAGATCCGGAGGAGTTGAAGGAAATGGGCAATGAGGAGTACAAGAAGGGGAGGTTTGCCGAGGCATTGGCTCTGTATCATCGGGCAATTGTCATGAATCCAGAGGTGGCTTCATACTGGAGCAACAAGGCGGCGGCGCTCATGGGTTTGGGCCGGCTTCTCGAGGCAGTTGGCGAGTGCAAAGAAGCTGTAAGGATTGAACCTTCATATTGCAGAGCGCATCACCGGTTGGGTACTCTTTATCTCAGGTAATTGCCAGAGATCGAAGCCTAACCCTTTGAGAACATTCAATAGATCGAAACTGGGTAAATTAGGGTCGGTACGACGAATATTTTGATCGAATATTTTGGTTTTCCTTTTTTGTGTGTGATGAGCTATTTTGATAACGACGCTCTATAGTTTATAATGTTTCATGAACTAGAATGCCTCTATTTGTTTGGTTTTATAATTCTGAGATGTTGTTCATCTAAATTGCTTCCTGTTCATTCTTCTGGCTTGGAAACATTTTTTCTTACTTGTGGCCTGTAATTGCTGAATTCTAAAAGATACAATTAGGGCTAACAATTTATAACGGACATTTTTTTCTCATCTACTTATTTGAGtttacattttttctttttcagaacaaTGAGTTCATGAGTGCTATTAGTAAGAAAGTCCCACTAATGAAGTAAAGTTCAACTTGTATGTCATGTTGTCTTCTTAAACATCTGAGTACTAATTTCTGTAACTTGACCATAGGCATCTCTGCATAAATTAGTAAATTTTCGGCAATAGAGCTACTCTTAATCACCTTATTGTGATACATAACATTAAATCGACTCTGAGGTCTGTAATCTTATTATCCAGTCGTGGTTTTATGTGATTTTTTAGTTCTGAAATGTAGTGTAGCTAAATCTATTTTTAGTCATCGTTCTTCTGGCTTAGGGGCATTTTCCCTTCATTTGGCGTCTGTTTTCTTGAGTATGTAAAAGTTGCAATATGAAGTATCAAATAATAATATAGAACTTTTGACTTGTTCTTCAATATACTGGTTTGAGTTTGTGTTTAGCAAAGATCTCTACTGATTTCTTATGATTGGCTTATATTCTAAGTGATCTTCTTCCATGTGGAGTACTAAACTCAAAGGAAGGGTGGCATCTTTCCTTATAATTTACTTCTTTCATAGCCTTATTTAAACAaaacttgatatttctgcaCATATTTCACAGACTGGGAGAAGCTGAGAAGGCAATTCACCATTACAAGCTATCACGAAAGGAAACCAGCTCTAATGACTTCTCACAAGTGCATGCTCTCCAGACCCATTTGGCCAAGTGTAATGAAGCACGTAAGCAAAAGGATTGGCTCACTGTGTTAAAGGAATCACAGGCTGCTGTCTCTGCTGGTGCCGATTCTGCACCACAGGTCTTACATCACAATAACCTTTCAGTTTACATGGTGGCAGAAATTATACCTTATCTTGTTTCATGTATTATCTTTGCCTGAAAGTATATATGCCCAAGTTTCCTTATCTATTTCCTTGCCTAAATTGATTCATTATTTCAAAATGTTAGTTTTTACTTAACATTACTATGTTATATGTTTTTGCCACACCGCATATCGTTGCCCCGTTGAGATGCAATCAGGTTCCATTTGAAGATCTAACTGCAATCAAGATTTGAGTAGAACTTACAGTGAGGAACGTCAGTTGAACGCTGTCTAAAAGATTTCCTGTGTCATTTTGTTTAATATCTTCATAAGAAGAGTATTAACTGTGGTTGGGTAGAGATAATTTAAGTCTATACATTTTTTCTTGTTCAACTTCATCTTACATGCCCATTGTGTTATGCTCTTAAGGTCTTTGCATTGCAAGAGGAGGCACTTCTGAAGCTCCTGAGGCATGACGACGCAGATTCAGTGTTAAATGGTGCACCCAAATTTGACATTGAAGCATCCACCAAGTTCTATGGTGCCGCTAGGAATGCATACATCCTCATAATCCGAGCACAGGTTGATATGGCTTTGGGAAGGTTAGTTTCAGAAGCTCATCATATAGAAACCAAACGACATACTTTGAAATGCATCCCTGATTAATTAGCACATATTAACGGATACTCCTGTTTGATTTGGATGAAAGGTTTGAGGATGCAGTCGTAGTGGCTCGAAGGGCGTCTGAACTTGACCCCAGCAACCGGGAGATAGGCGTCGTGGTCCGGAGAACCCATGCAGTGGCATCTGCCAGGTCCAAAGGCAATGATCTCTTCAAGGCCTCCAAGTATGGCGAGGCATGCATTGCTTATGGAGAAGGCCTTGATCATGATCCACAAAATTCTGTTCTTCTTTGCAACAGAGCTGCTTGCCGTTCAAAGCTAGGCCACTGGGAGAAAGCCATCGAGGACTGCGATGTTGCGCTTAATGTGCGTCCTTCGTACAGCAAAGCTCGTCTGAGGAGAGCTGACTGCAATGCAAAGGTGAGAAAACTTGCTTCATTAGGTGCGTTAGAATGCTTAAATACATTGAGCTTTgctcaaaataaagaaaagaaatgcatGAATTGGTGGTGTTGTGCAATATGTCATTTTAGATGGAAAGGTGGGAGGCATCAATAAAGGATTATGAAGTGTTAGTACAAGAAATCTCAGGAGATGAGGAGGTGTGCAGGGCCCTCTTTGAGGCTAAAGCCCAACTCAAGAAGCAACGAGGCCAGCAAGTGCGCACGGTTCAATCCTGATGTTCTAAATGTCAATTATGGGGAATCATCATATTGGCTGGTGCGTATCATTTCCTTCGCAGGTGAATAAAGAAGTCTGTGCTTTAGTTCTGAGGAACCCACAGAATCAAATTTTAACATACAGCAATGACTCGATGATCTACAAACAGCTTCAATCTAATCTCCAGCTTCAATCATCTTTAAAGGAGCTAGATGATCGTTTAAATGCGTCGTTCGGACTTATCTAGAGCTAAGAAGACTGTTGTCTTAGAGTCATCTGATTATAGTAAGATGTGTTCCTTCATTCTCTTAATGAAAGCAGTCAGAGCTTTGCTCTAGCTTTCTCCCCAGAAAAAATAACATCTGTTCATAGTAGAGTTATCAGGAGTGCATCatgcttcttttcatttgttcagTAAATTAACTGGGGCTTTGTGCTATTAGACTTTATTGTAAATTTGCTTCTTATAAAGTTGTGGTCCTCCTAGCAATCAGGTGCTAGTCTTTTTAGTTGATCATGGAAACACTCGATGCCCGGTAATTATAGGCTCGATCAAATCAAACTTTTTTTGAGAATAAAGGAAGCTATTTTACGAGCTTTTCAAACTTTATGCACGAACTAATCTATCAAGTTTCTTCTTTTCTACCTTATTTTTTGATGGCAGCTGTCTGTTGCTGTGCTCCTCAGCAAATTTGATTAAAGCTTCAACATGAGCAGTTCTTTGTATGCAGCAACACTGCATGCATGCTATACCCTTCTTATAAACACCTCATGGAAAACATTCTTCTGAAAAGAAGATGATATCCATAATGATGTACATACCGGTGGATCCTTTATGGTGATAGTTTCTGGAGACCCATCATCTAGAATTTAAATTTGCAGGTATTTGAATAGCCAATTATAGAAGATCTGTTGAAGCAAATGGGAACTCGCAAGTGGTGGCAGGCATCATTGGAATGGAGAAAATATGGAGGGTAaatgaaaaaggaaacaagaaagTCTTTCACCAGGACAGAAGGGAAAACTACATGATGGGTGCACTGCGACCATTTTTTCCTCTGTTTCTCTGATGTATAAACAATGCAAAAAATAGTCATATTCTTCTATATCGAACATCTTTCTGCTCTATTATCATGACTAAACACTCGATGTTTTCCTGCTCCAAGGTGTCTTGTTCTGGCTCTG is drawn from Phoenix dactylifera cultivar Barhee BC4 unplaced genomic scaffold, palm_55x_up_171113_PBpolish2nd_filt_p 000843F, whole genome shotgun sequence and contains these coding sequences:
- the LOC120107367 gene encoding inactive TPR repeat-containing thioredoxin TTL3-like — translated: MAIRAMDDAKKPSGCGVMVFYGDMFRRRGFWHRRSASTSSVPQRSPEHRIAKLPSSNGRPQQPASDDKAMVLPANLSQPPATKPASSSMPATPSPRKAAASRRQPESNKASTSVHSSNGLAAELDSMIYDHRRAKGSGNLVRVSSGNAMVYGNLGNIRGNQNSTNSRNRDVFDYLPKTAKESRLNATWRNDFSYPGTSGVMGNIMKNPAKEPVESQPELCRALSKRLDPEELKEMGNEEYKKGRFAEALALYHRAIVMNPEVASYWSNKAAALMGLGRLLEAVGECKEAVRIEPSYCRAHHRLGTLYLRLGEAEKAIHHYKLSRKETSSNDFSQVHALQTHLAKCNEARKQKDWLTVLKESQAAVSAGADSAPQVFALQEEALLKLLRHDDADSVLNGAPKFDIEASTKFYGAARNAYILIIRAQVDMALGRFEDAVVVARRASELDPSNREIGVVVRRTHAVASARSKGNDLFKASKYGEACIAYGEGLDHDPQNSVLLCNRAACRSKLGHWEKAIEDCDVALNVRPSYSKARLRRADCNAKMERWEASIKDYEVLVQEISGDEEVCRALFEAKAQLKKQRGQQVRTVQS
- the LOC120107374 gene encoding uncharacterized protein LOC120107374, whose translation is MFASGASSRSHKSLCTNMKAWMRSDHSHVGRTAPSPLGRGAELQLMLGVIGAGAPLVLFPILSTSSNSNGKEGQSLTPIHIKKKEKKLYFLFFFSLFFLFSPPNKWQEASMAEYIIQQYIATSGGEQALNSVSSMYTMGKVRMTATEFRAGNGNNASHANKKASKGGGGGEMGGFVLWQKKPDLWCLELVVAGCKISAGSDSKVAWRQTAWLRLCASANPSGKLATGFSRDSADCRHNWV